The genomic region GCAGTTATGGTTACTTATCCTAGTTCATGGTTAATTGTAGTTTGTACCATCATATATGCAGCAATAGTACCTACACCAGTTACTGGATGGGTATTGAAAGTAAGTGGATATAAAGGAGAATATTGCATATTCCCATTAATTATGATTGCCGTATCCACAGTAGCAATTCCTTGGTGTATGTTTGTAAAACTAGTCCTAGTAGCACTAATTTAAATAAAGGTCTAAGTTTATTTACCAAATAGAATATTTTCTTAACAAAAAGCCTATTCACTATTACTTCAATAACGGAAGTTAGAAAATAGGCTTTTGATTATGTATAAAAACAAATGAGAATAACTAATAAATTCTGAGATTATTAAAAAACATGCTATAATTATAAAAATATTTCTATAGTAGAAAGGGAAAAGATGATGAAAACAATCGGTTTAATTGGAGGTATGAGTTGGGAAAGTACACTTTCTTATTATCAAATTATTAACGAAAAAACCAAAGAAATTTTGGGAGGGTTGCATTCTGCAAAGATCTTGCTATATAGCGTAGATTTTGCGGAAATTGAAGAATATCAATCAAAAGGGGAATGGGATAAAAGTGCAGAAGTACTATCAGATATTGCTGTAAATCTTGAAAAAGCTGGTGCTGACTTTATTGTTATTTGTACTAATACAATGCATAAAGTAGTACCACAAATAGCAGATAAAATTAGTATTCCTATTATTCATATTGCTAAGACTACTGCAAAAGCAATAAAAAGAGAGAATCTTCATAAAATTGCTTTGCTTGGTACAAAGTATACAATGACTCAAGATTTCTATAAACAAAAATTGATTGATGAAGGTATTGAAGTAATCATACCTAATCAAGAAGATGTGGAAGTAGTTAATGATATTATTTATGGAGAATTATGTTTAGGAGAAATTAACCCCATTTCTAAACAAAAATATATTAATATAATTGATAAATTACAAAAACAAGGGGCCCAAGGAGTAATACTAGGATGTACTGAAATAGGATTGTTAATATCACAAGCTGATATTTCTTTGCCTGTTTTTGATACAACACTTATTCATGCTAAAGAAGTAGCCTCTATGGCAATAAATGAATAATCGATATATTAGATTAGATAACTTCTAATCTTTTTTATCGCTCATTTAAACGTAATACGAATGAAAAACACATGATCAAAACATATCAAATAATTTAAAAATAAAAGTTTATAATAGAATATATCTTTATTTATGTAAATTTTACAGTAATGATAGTTATATTATTAGCATTAAAATGTTATTTATATAATTCTCTTGACAAAATTCATAATATTTTATACAATTTCCTTAGCACTACTAATTAAATATGGTGGCGCTAATTATTTAGAAACATTTTAATTAGTACTACTAAGGTTTGGAGGTTATATGAAAAATTTAAAAAGTTTAGAAGAAAACCTGGATGAGTTGCAAAAAAGAATGCAAAAAATCAAAAAGGAAAACATGGCAGAAGAAAATTTTTTACACTCTGGTGAGATGTCGTTAATTAAATTTATTGCCCATTATCATCATAGATTTGATAAAGCTCCTACACTTGTAAAGATAAGTCAAGTAATTGGTATTTCTGGTGCTACTGCCACGACACTAGCTGATAGGCTAATTAAAAAAGGTCTAATTGAAAAAAAATCATCACCAGATGATAAACGAGCAAAACTTTTGTCACTGACACCAAAAGGAGAGGAGTATCTTATGTCTAATCGTACCAGACATAAAGAAATGTTATTGAAACTTACTTCATCTCTTGGCAAAGAGGATACAAAAGAACTCAATCGAATCATTGAAAAAATCAATGATCATCTAGAAAACGAAAAATAAATTTATATGTGCATCTATGTATGCACCTATATTTTACGAAAAAATTAGTTAGTACTACTAATTAAAAGGAGAGAATTAATATGAGAAAAATTGCAATTTATGGAAAAGGTGGTATTGGAAAATCTACTACTACCTCTAACTTATCAGTAGCACTTGCATTAAAAGGATACAAGGTCATGCAAATAGGATGTGATCCGAAATC from Tannockella kyphosi harbors:
- a CDS encoding aspartate/glutamate racemase family protein translates to MMKTIGLIGGMSWESTLSYYQIINEKTKEILGGLHSAKILLYSVDFAEIEEYQSKGEWDKSAEVLSDIAVNLEKAGADFIVICTNTMHKVVPQIADKISIPIIHIAKTTAKAIKRENLHKIALLGTKYTMTQDFYKQKLIDEGIEVIIPNQEDVEVVNDIIYGELCLGEINPISKQKYINIIDKLQKQGAQGVILGCTEIGLLISQADISLPVFDTTLIHAKEVASMAINE
- a CDS encoding MarR family winged helix-turn-helix transcriptional regulator, which gives rise to MKNLKSLEENLDELQKRMQKIKKENMAEENFLHSGEMSLIKFIAHYHHRFDKAPTLVKISQVIGISGATATTLADRLIKKGLIEKKSSPDDKRAKLLSLTPKGEEYLMSNRTRHKEMLLKLTSSLGKEDTKELNRIIEKINDHLENEK